One region of Polaribacter pectinis genomic DNA includes:
- a CDS encoding CBS domain-containing protein, which translates to MNINDYILKEIKALRLKDSVKNAQKVFKNYPITHFPVIEDDKLLGSFAEDDLQTIENKDEELVAYAHLMNSFFADEKATVLELLKIFADNDTNIIPVLNKERNYMGYYDLGDVLDVFSTSPFLIEESETLIVEKLENDYSMGEVAQIVEANGAKLLGVYVSSKSNDFIQVTLKIVTNEINEIIQTFRRYDYKIVSTHENDIYLEDLKNRSDYLQKYLEM; encoded by the coding sequence ATGAACATAAACGATTACATATTAAAAGAGATTAAGGCATTACGTTTAAAAGATAGCGTAAAAAATGCGCAAAAAGTCTTTAAAAACTACCCAATTACTCATTTTCCTGTTATTGAAGATGATAAATTACTAGGTTCTTTTGCTGAAGATGATTTGCAAACAATCGAAAACAAAGATGAAGAATTAGTTGCTTACGCACACTTAATGAATTCTTTTTTTGCTGATGAAAAAGCCACAGTTTTAGAATTGTTAAAGATTTTTGCTGATAATGACACCAATATTATTCCTGTTTTAAACAAGGAAAGAAATTATATGGGGTATTATGATTTGGGTGATGTTTTAGATGTCTTTTCTACAAGTCCGTTTTTAATTGAAGAAAGCGAAACTTTAATTGTAGAAAAATTAGAAAATGATTATTCTATGGGAGAAGTTGCACAAATTGTGGAAGCAAATGGCGCTAAATTATTGGGTGTTTACGTTTCTTCTAAATCGAATGATTTTATTCAAGTAACGCTTAAAATTGTTACCAATGAAATTAACGAAATTATACAAACTTTTAGAAGGTATGATTACAAGATAGTTTCTACTCACGAGAATGATATTTATTTAGAAGATTTAAAAAAT